A single genomic interval of Lewinellaceae bacterium harbors:
- a CDS encoding DUF1343 domain-containing protein has protein sequence MTANFLDMNLKIRYSWLLAIITMIYYMNTSCNQANGATQEVVQEDFLSDHFEGVITGAERIRMYLPLLKDKKVGLVVNQSSLVMGKHLLDTLLELDVQVSAIYTPEHGFRGDADAGDHIASGKDERTGIPIVSLYGDKRKPSAEDFDPVDILIFDIQDVGVRFYTYVGTLHYVMETAAETGKPVIVLDRPDPNGHYVDGNILDTAYHSFVGMHPVPIVHGMTIGEYAQMINGEGWLKNGVHCELTVIPCLQYDHQTKYVLPVKPSPNLPNLRAVLLYPTLCLFEGTIMSIGRGTDKQFQVLGNPDFKGSFSFTPEPKPGAHNPKLEGELCHGIDFTTMNEDDIRRWRKVDLSYLVDAYTQLKDHSFFIEKSFDRLAGTDVLRKQIESGMTYDAIRASWANDLEHFKQIRKKYLLYTDFE, from the coding sequence ATGACCGCAAACTTTTTAGACATGAATTTGAAGATACGGTATTCCTGGTTGCTCGCAATTATTACAATGATTTATTATATGAACACCTCCTGCAATCAGGCTAACGGCGCCACCCAGGAAGTAGTTCAAGAGGATTTTCTTTCCGATCACTTTGAAGGAGTGATCACTGGCGCTGAGCGTATTCGTATGTATCTGCCTCTGTTGAAAGATAAAAAGGTGGGCCTGGTGGTCAATCAGTCTTCACTGGTTATGGGTAAACATCTGCTGGATACCCTTTTGGAGCTTGATGTCCAGGTTTCTGCCATTTATACGCCTGAACATGGATTTCGGGGCGATGCAGACGCCGGTGATCATATAGCCAGCGGCAAGGACGAACGGACAGGTATTCCGATTGTATCCCTCTATGGCGATAAGCGGAAACCCTCTGCGGAGGATTTTGATCCGGTAGATATCCTGATCTTCGATATCCAGGACGTGGGTGTTCGGTTTTATACCTACGTAGGGACCTTGCATTATGTGATGGAGACGGCAGCGGAAACCGGGAAGCCAGTGATTGTCCTGGACCGACCGGACCCAAATGGGCACTACGTTGACGGCAATATCCTGGATACGGCATACCATTCCTTTGTAGGAATGCATCCGGTGCCGATCGTCCATGGCATGACCATTGGAGAATACGCACAGATGATCAATGGTGAAGGTTGGTTAAAGAATGGTGTTCATTGCGAACTGACTGTGATTCCATGCCTCCAGTATGACCATCAGACCAAATACGTTCTGCCGGTCAAGCCATCCCCTAATTTGCCCAATCTGAGAGCGGTTTTGTTGTATCCCACGTTATGCTTGTTTGAGGGGACGATTATGAGTATTGGCCGGGGTACGGATAAACAGTTTCAGGTACTTGGAAATCCGGATTTCAAAGGCAGTTTCTCTTTTACCCCGGAACCGAAACCAGGGGCTCATAATCCAAAACTGGAAGGTGAGTTATGTCACGGCATCGATTTCACCACCATGAATGAAGATGATATCCGCCGGTGGAGAAAAGTCGACCTGTCCTATCTTGTGGATGCCTATACCCAATTGAAAGACCATTCCTTTTTCATCGAAAAATCATTTGACCGGCTGGCCGGAACGGATGTCCTGCGCAAGCAGATCGAGTCTGGTATGACTTATGATGCGATACGTGCATCCTGGGCCAATGACCTGGAACATTTTAAGCAGATCCGTAAAAAATACCTGCTGTACACGGATTTTGAATAA
- the pyrF gene encoding orotidine-5'-phosphate decarboxylase, whose amino-acid sequence MDKVALWKQIKLKSSMLCVGLDSDESKMPEYYTLTTHPQIEFNKAIIEATKDIAVAYKLNTAFYETRGAKGWDAMEETLLDIPDHCLKIADAKRGDIGNTSTMYAKAFFDQLKFDAITVAPYMGIDSVKPFLEFHGKWIIILAVTSNEGSRNFQFQELKSGMRLFEEVLNTTSKWGTDSQIMYVVGATHPEVLETVRKFVPDHFLLVPGVGAQGGDLDEVMQHGITATGGVLVNSSRGILFAGEGEDAIPAARREALRLQQMMAPYIK is encoded by the coding sequence ATGGATAAAGTCGCTCTTTGGAAGCAAATCAAACTTAAGTCTTCCATGCTGTGCGTTGGCCTGGATTCGGACGAGTCCAAAATGCCAGAATATTATACCCTGACCACCCATCCGCAAATTGAATTTAATAAAGCCATCATTGAAGCAACCAAGGATATCGCGGTAGCCTATAAGCTCAATACGGCATTTTATGAAACCAGAGGTGCGAAAGGCTGGGATGCCATGGAGGAGACCCTCCTGGACATTCCGGATCATTGCCTGAAGATCGCGGATGCAAAACGCGGTGATATTGGAAACACGTCAACCATGTACGCCAAGGCATTTTTTGACCAGTTAAAGTTTGATGCCATTACCGTTGCTCCCTACATGGGTATTGATTCGGTCAAACCATTTTTGGAATTCCATGGAAAATGGATCATCATTCTGGCTGTCACATCCAATGAAGGCAGCAGGAATTTTCAGTTTCAGGAGCTGAAATCCGGGATGCGTTTGTTCGAAGAGGTGCTGAACACCACTTCCAAATGGGGGACCGATTCCCAGATCATGTATGTGGTCGGTGCGACACATCCGGAAGTGCTGGAAACGGTAAGAAAATTCGTCCCTGATCACTTTTTGCTGGTACCTGGAGTCGGCGCTCAGGGAGGGGATCTTGATGAGGTAATGCAGCATGGTATAACCGCGACCGGTGGGGTATTGGTCAATTCATCGCGGGGAATCCTGTTTGCCGGTGAAGGAGAAGATGCCATACCGGCCGCACGCCGGGAAGCATTGCGCCTTCAACAGATGATGGCTCCTTACATTAAGTAA
- a CDS encoding GIY-YIG nuclease family protein, giving the protein MSKKFAVIDIETTGGLVKRDRIIEIAIVLMEDDQITDHYSTLINPGRSIPYNITQITGINDEMVAGAPYFFEVARDIVEWTEGHVFVAQNVRFDYGFIRREFEQLGYTYTRRQLCTARLSRRLIPELKHYGLDKLTSHFGIEIKNRHRAFGDAYATAELLSRLLQMQESGKKILQLVNQGIRESKLPPGITLDRLHELPEACGVYYLHDSDGELVYIGKSINIQKRLFEHFAEISNKGTQMEQYVRDFTYTITGSELIALILESNEIKAHNPIINRAQRSKPKNFTVNTSTDDLGYQHIGIRKLKEGEEGSFSKYFTVRQHGTQFLKHLADGYQLCYSKLGLEKGTGPCFAYNIGKCLGACIGEETPETYNLRVEHALEELFVPLTGHFLLTDPGRTSDEYSFIYVRNGNIIGYGWRDKAYPLDLEEVLDDMTPVTSRPELQSFLAHYLDKRKYEKKIELPDLG; this is encoded by the coding sequence ATGTCTAAAAAGTTTGCGGTCATTGATATCGAGACGACCGGTGGATTGGTTAAGCGGGACCGAATCATCGAAATTGCTATCGTCCTGATGGAGGACGACCAAATCACCGATCATTACAGCACACTCATCAATCCAGGCCGTTCCATCCCGTATAACATAACACAAATAACGGGAATCAATGATGAAATGGTGGCTGGCGCACCCTATTTTTTTGAAGTTGCCCGGGATATCGTGGAATGGACAGAAGGTCATGTATTTGTCGCCCAGAATGTGCGCTTCGATTATGGCTTTATCCGGCGGGAGTTTGAACAACTGGGTTACACATACACCAGGAGACAATTGTGCACTGCCCGGTTATCGCGACGTCTTATTCCCGAACTGAAACATTACGGGCTAGACAAATTGACCAGTCATTTTGGCATTGAAATCAAAAACCGTCATCGGGCATTTGGTGACGCCTATGCAACGGCTGAATTGCTTAGCCGCCTGTTGCAAATGCAGGAAAGTGGAAAGAAAATCCTTCAACTGGTTAACCAGGGCATCAGGGAGTCCAAACTGCCGCCGGGTATTACCCTGGATCGCCTGCATGAATTACCAGAAGCCTGCGGGGTTTACTACCTCCACGACAGCGATGGGGAACTCGTCTATATAGGTAAAAGCATCAACATCCAGAAAAGGCTCTTTGAGCACTTTGCAGAGATTAGCAATAAGGGAACCCAGATGGAGCAGTATGTGCGGGATTTCACATACACCATCACGGGTAGTGAACTGATCGCTCTGATCCTGGAATCCAATGAAATAAAAGCGCATAATCCCATCATCAACCGGGCTCAACGTTCAAAGCCTAAAAATTTTACAGTGAACACATCTACCGATGATCTAGGCTACCAACACATCGGTATCCGAAAATTGAAGGAAGGTGAGGAGGGATCATTCAGTAAATATTTTACCGTAAGGCAGCATGGCACGCAATTTTTGAAACATTTGGCAGATGGTTATCAGTTGTGCTATTCCAAACTGGGACTTGAGAAAGGTACAGGACCTTGTTTCGCCTATAACATTGGAAAATGCCTGGGAGCCTGCATCGGTGAAGAAACCCCGGAAACCTACAACCTTCGCGTTGAGCATGCGCTTGAGGAACTCTTCGTGCCGCTTACCGGTCATTTTTTACTTACTGACCCGGGCCGCACCAGCGATGAATATAGTTTCATCTATGTGCGTAATGGAAATATCATTGGATATGGCTGGCGCGATAAGGCATATCCGCTCGATCTTGAAGAGGTTTTGGATGATATGACACCTGTTACATCCCGACCGGAGCTACAATCCTTCCTGGCGCATTATCTCGATAAACGCAAATATGAAAAGAAGATCGAACTGCCCGATCTGGGCTAA